In Streptomyces sp. P3, one DNA window encodes the following:
- a CDS encoding TetR/AcrR family transcriptional regulator, with protein sequence MLFRRHGYSATGLKRIAAEADAPFGSIYHFFPGGKQQLAEVMIRTSGTEYGRMVLALLDSVPDPVESLVRAFEAAADDLAAADYADACPIGTVALEVASSNEVLRVATSEVFEEWVGAATRWFGRWVAEPKTAQSLAHSMIMMLEGAFMLSRAARDPEPLRVAGRSMATLLCTAIAEAGEG encoded by the coding sequence GTGCTGTTCCGCCGGCACGGCTACTCGGCCACCGGCCTGAAGCGGATCGCGGCAGAGGCGGACGCACCGTTCGGCTCGATCTACCACTTCTTCCCCGGTGGCAAACAGCAACTGGCCGAGGTCATGATCCGCACGTCCGGAACCGAGTACGGCCGGATGGTCCTGGCTCTGCTGGACAGCGTGCCGGACCCGGTGGAATCCCTCGTGCGCGCATTCGAAGCGGCCGCGGACGACCTTGCGGCGGCCGATTACGCCGACGCGTGCCCGATCGGGACGGTGGCCTTGGAGGTCGCGAGCAGCAATGAGGTGTTGCGGGTCGCGACGTCGGAGGTTTTCGAGGAGTGGGTCGGCGCGGCGACGCGGTGGTTCGGCCGCTGGGTGGCCGAACCGAAGACGGCGCAGTCCCTCGCACACTCGATGATCATGATGCTGGAGGGGGCTTTCATGCTCAGCCGGGCTGCCCGTGATCCGGAACCGCTGCGGGTGGCCGGCCGGTCGATGGCCACGTTGTTGTGCACGGCCATCGCTGAGGCCGGCGAGGGCTGA